In the Bos javanicus breed banteng chromosome 4, ARS-OSU_banteng_1.0, whole genome shotgun sequence genome, GATTCAACCAATCACAGCTGTTCAGTATCTTAgtgcatatttattaaaatatccaCCCACAAGTGGATCCACTCCATTCCaacttgtgttgttcaagggtcaggtGTATATTCACACTGTATAATGAAGAGATCTATGGTTTcatcaataaatatgtatattgtgATGAAACATCTGTCCCTTTAAGACAGAGATCATTTTATCACCAGATATTCCCTCAGGCCCCATTCCCGGAACTCTCTCCTTCCCTGACAACCAACAGCGTGATTTCTGTTGCAGTAGATTTGTTTTGTTCATGCATCTTTTTAGTGAAAACTTAATGTCTATACCCATCAGAACAATTCCGTCTTAGCCTGAAGCTAAATATGTAAGACAGTTAAGTGCTCCCGGAAAGTGTTATAATTACAAAGTGCTTAAAACCACATAAGATACCATTTCCGTGTGACGGACAATCCTAACTGGGGATTGATTGTTTGATTAAATGACCATCAAAGGTCTTACCAGCTGGTACAGGctgtttttgtaaaatttattgactcaatttcatagatttttttttctcatgaatcctttttctgaaatcattttataatgatttttgtTAATATTCTATGGGAAACAACTTAGCAAGGCTTCAGATTCACGCACTGGGTCCTGGGCTGGCCTGACCACCAGCAGCAGTTGTATCCGTGAGTGATAATTCCATGTGGGAGAAGGGTTCCTATGACTCGATCCCAAGGATTCAGGCCACAGGCCTTGATCTGGAAATACCCCTTTCTTCTGGCCTGGCCTGGATATGACCCCCTTTACTGTGTGCTTCTGTCTCCTggaccagagaagtcctgagcaCATGCATGGAACCAGTCGAGGGCTTGCCAGGCCCAGATTCAAGGCTGGTTGTTGTGGTTATGACATGAGGGTCCTTCTTTGTTTCTCGCTTTAGTTTCAGTGTCTTTCTGTCCCAGGCCCAGGAGTACTTAGTCACCCAGACATTAGACGTGTGGTCAGGCTAAAGGGAAACCCGCCATCAGGAGGGCACAGCAGGTCTAAAATCATGTAACCAGGATCTGGCACATACTTTGCAGAGTCCATGGTTCAAAGACTATTGAGAATTTGAAGATCCCGACAGCAGAGCGTCTTTCTAAGTACATGGTCCTTTTGAGTGTGGGGTTTGTGCAACAGGGTACACTCTAGGGCTCGAGGATATCAATTTATTACTGGCAGTCATGCTCCACAAGGAAGTATTCCCATGGGGTGGATGTCTCACATTAAAGTCAGAGCACTTTTCATTTATCCTGGCATCTGGCACTTCGCCCCAAATCCCTCTCATATATATCTTTCTTTGTTCCAAAATGCCATCTGTGTTGAGCAACCAGCTTCTGGCCACAAAGAAAGTTCTGTCTTAGGGCTGCGGTGGTTCTACTtgctgtgtcccctccctgcGCCCTCAGACTCGGGAAGCACATACTTTGGCGAGCGAGAAGGCGCTGTACCTGCATTTGGCAGGTGTCCTGTCTGTTAGCGAACTGAGAAGAAATAGAGCCAAGTGATTTCTCAAATAGTGATGAGTCTGCCCTGCAGTTAAGGAACCAGACACCAAAGAATCACTGTAGGTGAGACGACAGGAGCAGGACTGGGTCAATGGAGCAAAGAGGAAACAACACTTGAGGGAGTATTCAGGATGCATGGGGCATAAAGGACAGCAAGAAGCCCGAAGGATTTCTTCTAAGATTCAAAGCTACAGAAATATGTAGACAAATAAGCTAATATACAAATTAAGGAATTATCTCTggagtaaaatatacataaaacgtACAAACTACTCTAAGGAAAGGTTACAACACTTTGTAAGACTTACGGTTGTTCAGACCATGTCCAAGCAATCTGTCCAAGCCATCTCCTTGTTCTAATCAACTTTGATTTGAGCCTCTAGGGGAAGGGGTGTGGCCGCCATGTGACAGGTTGTCTCTGGGACCTGGCAGGGACAGTGACATCTCAGAAGAACTCCCTGGAGAGCCCCTCTCCGCTCTCATCCACACTCAGACCAGAGGGCCCTCCACCTGCCCTGCCCCAGCCATgagcccctgcctcctgggctgtgtggtcttctgtctcctgcaggcaggtgaGTCCTGGGGGCAGGGTCCCCTTCGGGGTGCCAGCACTAAGCCTGTCCTCTGtgactgcagcatcagtcctccttCTCCACAGGGGTGGTCCATGCTGGTGTCACTCAGATTCCAGGTCGTGAGGAGAGGACAGAGCATGACACTGACATGTACTCAGGATCTGGGTCATAACTATATGTACTGGTACCGACAAGACCTGGGACACGGGCTGAGGCTGATCTATTATTCAGCTGGGCCTCCCACCACAGAGAAAGGAGACGTGCTCAACGGGTACAGAGTCTCCAGATCAAGCAAAGAGAACTTCCCTCTCATGCTGGAGTCTGCCAACCACTCCCAGATATCTGTGTACTTCTGTGCCAGCAGTTACTTCATGGTGCTGCATGGCCACCTCTTCTCTGTGCAAAAATACAGGGGTTCCAAGTGAAAGCTCCTAGCACCGGGAGCCTCAGGACTTGGTTAGCCATGTGCCTGCAGTGTGACCCTAGGTGTGTGGACTAGGCTGACCCAAACTTCACTCAGGGACTCCGAGACATATGTCCACCATCCATCTCTGTCTTTCCCCTGCATCCTCCCTGTGAACCAAGAAGATGTTTCTCCAGCTCTGACTGCTAGTCATCACCTGAGCCTGAGACCTCCAGGAGGGAAGGTTGCTGGTAAATTAGATAAAAACAGATCACCATGTCTCACTTCAACCCTGTCTCTCTGGAAGTCTCTGCCGGACTGGCTCTCACGTGGTCTCCGCTCTTGCCCACCTTTCTTGGGTGGGCAGGACATTCCTCTCCTCACCTCCCAGGCCCCCTCTACCACACCCATGCTGCTCCTCCCTCATCCAGGTCATGTCCCTTCCCAAGTCACATGGAAGCTTTTAAAGTGCCCTCTCCACATGGTCTGCTTTGAGCAAGTTGTCTGGAGTCATCAAAGAGAAATCAGCTTCAGTTAATTATCAGTTATCCAAATCTCATGTGAGTCCATCTGAAGGAGAGACTGGCTTTCTATGTACATTCTCCCGCCCTCGACTTCCTCAGCATCTCACCTAACCGCAGCCAGCTTGGCATCACCTCCCTCATCAAAATCTTCTCAAAGTCAAAATATATCTTCCATTGCTCCATTATATCAAGATTTCATAAGTGCAGAAATATATGAGCTCGTATATATAAAACCTCCTTACAAAATGTATCAACTAGAATTTGGAAATGCTTAATTTATACAAGACATCTGGAAATACATGTATCCGATTAATCAGAGGTAGGTATGGAATACAGGTTTCCAGGCAGATTCACGTGAAATCCTCAGAGTGTTTATTTTATGGCGATTATTTCCATCTTAGCTAAGTACCATCATTGCAGTGGTGCAGCGATTCTTTCCTTCTTAGTAACAATATCAGATCATTGAGTCTTCAACTTCCAGAGGCTAAGAGTAGATTTGAAGATGAACCCTAATTCAGCCAGGATGGGAAGGCAGTAAACACTAgaatgtgagtgtgtgagtgtgtgtgtgtgtgtgagtgtgtgtgtgtgagagtgtgtgagtgtgtattaaGCTTGTGGGTTTCTGTACCCTTTAGACAGAGGACGCAAATCCATGAGACCGTGAACGACTCTGGCATGTAGGAGGCACTGTGGGCCCATGTAACCAGGTGAGCTGGAGGGGTTGAGGGTCACCCAGCAGAGGGAGCTTTAGGGAACGTTAACTACATGCCTGTGTCAGGGAACAGGCTTGAGTTCCCTGAGTGATCCTGGGACACATGGAGCCAGCACAGGCTCCTCGGTGCCAGGGAAGTGGGGACGTGCCTGGAGCTTCAGGATGTACTCAGGGGGGCCTGCATGGGAAGTGGAGGGTGAGGGGTTCAGGCAGCTGCTGAGGGCTTGGTGACGAGTGTCAGGAaggagcagagaggggaggaCAAGCCATATTGTGGACATATGGAGACATGGGGAGAGTGCACACTTCAAACCCGCCCTTTGCTGAggggctgtgcagcacagggaagggCACAGAGGAGCTGGCCCTGCATATTGGTAAGGGGTCCAGATTGGACAGGGCAGCATGCAGAGACACAGGGCAGTGACGTCATAGGCAAATGCTCCAatcagggaagcaggagggtcAGCACTTTACACCACACACCCAAGGAGCCCCGCCCCAGCCAGCAGCAGTCTTGGGTTCCTGATGCTGCcatgggctccaggctcctctgctgtgtgactctctgcctcctgggagcAGGTGAGTCCTGGACACAGTGTGGGAGCTTCTGAGATGTCTTTGCCTCCCTGAGATAGAAGTCTGGCGATGAGGGCTGCAGCAGGaggcttccctgtgctctgccctcagcttccttctttctccttcccaaCAGGGCTGGTGGATTCTGGGGTCAACCAGACCCCCAAATACCTGATCAAATCAAGAAAGCAGCAAGTGACTCTGAGATGTTCCCCCGAATCTGGACACCGCTATGTATCCTGGTACCAACAGACCCTGGTCCAGGGTCCCCAATTCCTCATTCAGTATTTCAACAggcaacagaatgagaaaggaaaCATAGCAGATCGATTCTCAGGAAAACAGTTCAGTGACTCTAGCTCTGAGCTGAACTTGACTTCCTTGGAGCTGACGGACTCAGCCGTGTATCTCTGTGCCAGCAGCCAAGACACAGCCCTGCATGATCAGGTGCCTCTGGGGCAAAAACTCTCCTGCCCCAGTCAGGAAGTGGTGGTGAGCGTGTTGGCTGCCAGTGTGCCAAGCCCAGTCTCTGCTAGAGCAATAGATTTTCCCAGACATTCATTTCTTGATATGTTTTAATGCTCACTAAGATCATGCaagaaaagtattattttaactgCTTATACATGGAGGGGATGTGAACTGCCCAGATCTCATACTTCATAGCTGTTACAGCTAGGATTGCAGCTCCAGTTTCTTCTCAACACTTGTGGTTCCTTTCCTCATGGAAAGGTCTCCATACAGAAAAAGTTACATATATGTATTGGGTTGTGTGTAAGACGATACATTTTGGGGCTCTATGATATGAATTGTTATTCAGTGAATGGCAGCCACGCATCACAAGGAGGTATTCCCGTGAAAAGAATGTCTCAAATAAAAAAGAGCATTTTTCCCTTATGCTCGTGTGTGCCCCATCTTGCCATTTCACTCCTAAGTCTGCATCCCTTTTTGCCAATACGTCATCCTGTGCTGGGCAACCAACTTCTCTCTACCCAGAAAGGTGGGTCACAGGCCTGAGGGCACTCTGCTTGCTCACTCTCCTGACATGGGAAGCAGGGGCTCCTGTGAACATGAAGGAGCTGTACCTACGTTTGCTTGGTGGACTTGTCTGTCAGTGAGTTGATAAGAACAGATTCAAACAATTCCACAAATGTTGATGAACCTGTGATGAGGTTGGGAGCAGAAACCTAGAGAAACATGGAAGGTGGAGGGCCATTCTCAGGACTGTGATCAATTAAAGCAGAAATCGGCCTTGAAGTCCTACTGGGACACATATCATAAAGGAAAGCAGGAAGCTAGAGGGAATTTCCCAAGATGCAGAGCTATAGAAATATGTAGACAAATTAAAGTAATATACACATTTTTGAAGAATTATCTCTGGAATAAAGTATTGATAAAATCTCAAACTGTTTACAGAAAGGTTACAACAACTTGTAAGGCTCAAGTCCATTGATCTGGACGGGTTTACCTGTTATGAACTCTTCACTCAGGTTCATTTCTGATTTGAGCCTCCGGGGGAAGGGGCATGGCCCCCTGAGTGACAGGTTTTCTCTGGGGCCTGGCAGGGATAGTGACATCTCAGAAGGACTCCCTGGAGAGCCCTTCTCCCCTCTCATCCACACACACTCCAGAGGGCCCTCCACCTGCCCCGCCCCCGTCATgagcccctgcctcctgggctgtatgttctgtctcctgcaggcaggtgaGTCCTGGGGGGCAGGGTTCCCTTTGGGGTGCCAGCACTAAGACTGTCCACTGCTAGTGCAGCATGGGTCGTCCTTCTCCACAAGGGCGATCCATGCTGGTGTCACTCAGGACCCCAGATTCCAGGTCGTGAGGAGAGGACAGAGCACGACACTGACATGTACTCAGGATCTGAGCCACGATTATATGTAACGGTACCAACAAGACCTGGGACATGGGCTGAGGCTGATCCATTACTCAGATGGCCCTCTCACCACGGAACAAGGAGTTGTGCCCAAGGGCTGCACGTCTCCAGATAAGCACAGAGAACTTCCCTCTCACGCTGGAGAGTCTGCCAACCTCTCTCAGACATCAGTGTACTTCTGCGCCAGCAGTTATTCCACGGCACTGCACGGCCACCTCCTCTCTGTGCAGAAAGACAGGGGATCCAAGTGAAAAGCTCCTAGCACTGGGAGCCTCAGGGCTTGGTTAGCCACATGCCTGCAGTGTGACCCTAGGTGTATGGACCAGGTTGACCCAAACCTCACTCAGGGACTCTGAGAAATGTGTCCACCATCCATCTCTGTCTTTTCCCTGCATCCTCCCTGTGAACCAAGAAGATGCTTCTCCAGCTCTGACTCCTAGTCATCACCTGAGCCTGAGACCTCCAGGAGGGAAGGTTGCTGGTAGATTAGATGAAAACATCACCTTGTCTCACTTCAATGTTTCTCTCTGGAAGGTTCTCCCTGACTGGCTCTCACGTAGTCTCCGCTCTTGCCCACCTTTCTTGATTGGGCAGGACAttcctctccccatctccctgCATCAGCTCCCTGGCCCTCTCTACCACAGCCACACTGCTCCTCCTTCGTCTGGGTCAGGTCCCTTCCCAAGTCACAGGGAGGCTTTTAAAGTGGCCACTCCATGTGGTCTGTTTTCAGCAAGATGTATGGAGTCATCAAAGAGAAACATCACCTATCATCCCAAAACTCGCGTGAGCCCATCTGAAGGAGGACAGATTGCCTTTGTGTGTTCTCGACATGCACGCCCACCTCCCGACATCCTTAGCACCTCACCTAACCTAGGCCAGGTTGGGACTACCTGGAATGCTCATCAAAATCTTCTCAAAGTCAAAAAATATCCTGCATCACCCCCAATATATCATGATTTTATAAGTGCAGAAATAATTGAGTTCATATTTCTAAAACTTCTTTATGAAAAGTATTATCTAGAATTTGATCATTcttaatttaaatacaaaatctGGAAATATATGCATCTGATTAATCAGAAGTAGTTTTGGAATACATGCTTGTAGGCAGATTCACTTGAGATCCTCAGAGTATTTATTTTATGATCATATATTTCCATCTTAGCTAACGACCGTCATTGTCATGGTGCCGCAGTTATTTCTTTCTTAGTAAAAAGTTCGGATCATACAGTCTTCTGCCTCCAGAGGCTGAGTGGATTTGAAGATCAATCCGTCAGCCAGGCGAGGAAGGCAGTAgaacaggagtgtgtgtgtgtgtgtgtgtgtgtgttcggggTGCTGGAATTTTTGTACCCTTGCTTTAACAGataggacttccctcgtggctcaggtggtgaagcatctgcctccaatgagggagacctgggttcgattcctgggtcgggaagatcctccggtgaaggaaatggcaactcactccagtacacttgcctggagaatcctatggacagtggagccagggaggttacagtccatgcggttgcaaagagtaggaaagactgagtgactaaactttctttctttcttttaaacaaatgctGCAAATCCATGAGACCCTTGACTTTGGCCACTTGGAGGCACTGTTCCATGATAAGCAGTGTGTGCTGGGAGGGTGTGAGTCACCCTGGGGAGGGCAGCTTAAGAGACCCTTGTCTAATATCATGCCTGCATCTGGGAGCAGGTCTGAGTTCCCTGAGTGGTCTGGGGACGCATGGAGCCAGTACAGACTCCTCACTGAGCAGGGAACTGGGGACGTGCCTGAAACCTCAAGATGAACATAGGGGGTTGTATCCTGCCTCAGCATGAGAGGTAGAGGTGAAGGGGTTGGGGTGGCTGGTGAGGGCCTGGTGGCTGGTGATGAGATTCAGTCAGGGTCAGGCAGAAGAGAACAAGGCATGTTGTGTGCGTATGGGACCAGGAGACGAGTCACCTCACACCCAGGCTTGCTGAGGGGTTGTCAGGACAGGGAAGGGCACAGCGGAGCCAGCCCTGCGTATTGGTAAGGGGTCCAGTGGACAAGGGCAGCCTGATAGACACAGCAGTGACATCATAGGCAAATGCTCCAatcagggaagcaggagggtcAGCACTCTACACCACTCACCCCaggagccccgcccccagccagcaGCAGTGCTGGGTTCCTGATGCTGCcatgggctccaggctcctctgctgtgtgactctctgcctcctgggagcAGGTGAGTCCTGGACACAGTGTGGGAGCTTCTGAGATGACTTTGCTTTTGCCATCCCCACACGCAAGACTACTGGAAAGGGCTGCAGCAGGAGGCTTCCCCGTTCTCTCCTCTCTACTTCCTTGTCTTTCCCAACAGGCCTGGTGGATTCCGAAGTCACCCAGATCCCAAAATTCCTGACCAAATCAAGAAAACAGCAAGTGACACTGAGATGTTCCCCTGAATCTGGACACCGCTCTGTGTACTGGTTCCAACAAGCCCTGGGCCAGGGCCCCCAGTTCCTCGTTCAGTATTTTGATGGAGAAGTGTATCAAAGAGGAAACATGTCAGATCGATTTTCAGTTCAACAGTTAGGTGACTCTCGCTCGGAGTTGAACTTGACCTCCTTGGAGCTGATGGACTCCGCTCTTTATCTCTGTGCCAGCAGCTCAGACACAGCCCTGCATGATCAGGTGCCTCTGGGACAAAAACTCTCCTGCCCCAGCTCAGGAAGTGGTGGTGAGCGTGTCGGTTGCCAGTGTGCCAAGCTCAGACTCTGGTAGAGCAATAGATTTTCCCAGACATTCATTTCCTGAAATGTTGTAATGCTCACTGAGATCATGCAAGATAAGTATTATTTTAACTGTTTATATGTCTGAGGGGATGTGAATTGCCCAGATCTCACACTTCATGACTGTTACAGCTAGGATTGCAGCTCAAGTTTTTCTCAACACCTGTGGTCCCTTTCCTCATGGAACCGTCTCCATACAGAGCAAGTTACATATACGCGTTGTGTTATGTGTAACAAGATACTGTTTGGGGCTCTGTGATATGAACTGTTACTCAATGAATGGCAGCCACGCATCACAAGGAGGTGTTCCCATGAAAAGAATGTCTCAAATAAAAAAGAGCGTTTTTCACTTACCCTGGTGTGTGCCGCGTCTCACCATGGTGCTCCTAAGTCTGCATTTCTTTCTGCCAATCCATCATCCTGTGCTGGGCAACCAGCTTCTCTCCACCCAGAAAGGTGGGTCACAGGCCTGAGGCCTC is a window encoding:
- the LOC133246523 gene encoding M1-specific T cell receptor beta chain-like yields the protein METWGECTLQTRPLLRGCAAQGRAQRSWPCILVRGPDWTGQHAETQGSDVIGKCSNQGSRRVSTLHHTPKEPRPSQQQSWVPDAAMGSRLLCCVTLCLLGAGLVDSGVNQTPKYLIKSRKQQVTLRCSPESGHRYVSWYQQTLVQGPQFLIQYFNRQQNEKGNIADRFSGKQFSDSSSELNLTSLELTDSAVYLCASSQDTALHDQVPLGQKLSCPSQEVVVSVLAASVPSPVSARAIDFPRHSFLDMF